From the Candidatus Hydrogenedentota bacterium genome, the window TGTGAGGTGGAGCGGCATAAACGAATGTGGTTGACGCTTACTTCGGCTCACCGCCGTCTTCATAATGAACTTCACGCTCACGGACACTTCCACACGCATACGCATCCGCACGATCATCCTGAGCATCGCGATTAGCGAGGCCATGAGAGGGTGCAAACACGGTAAAAGGGAATCAGCGTTTTGCGGGGACAGTCATACGGATTTGACTTTGTCCCGTGATCTTCACAATGATCTAGGCGCTATGACCAAGGTTGTCCCATATCTAATCGTTCCGTGTCTCTTTGCGGCAATGATGCTGCACAACGCAAAGGGTCTGTTCCTCTGCATCTGCGAGGATGGAAAGGTTGTGATAGAGACTTCGTGCGCGGGGTCACAGTGTTGTTTCGCGTCTTCGCATACGGACAGTGAAATGCACGCGGAGGAGACGTGTCAGAGTTGTGTTCAAGTCCCTCTCGCAAGCACCGGCATGCTGTCGAAGGCGCGACCTGTCTATTCACACACGGATACGGTCTTGGCCGCCAGCGTATTTCGTGAGCGGGATCTAAGTCCTGCATCCAATCCATGCGACGTCACTGGTCTATTGGATTTCGGGGAGCGACTTGCTCCCGATTCGCCTCGTACTACCATCCTTCGAATCTGATTTTTCCTGCCTTCCACTGATTCGTTCTGGCTTTGACGGAATCTGTCTGGAACAGGAGTCTTCCCATGTGCCGAATCGTCCTATTCCTTTTGCCCGCGATGCTTGTGTTCGCGGAGAACGCTGCGCCCATCGATGCGCCCCAAGGTCCTTTGACTTTGCGTGATGCTGTCGTCGCGGCGCTTGCCGGGAATCCACAGTTGGCCACGTTTTCGTATGACATTCGCGTGGGAGACGCGCGCATGCTGCAAGCCCGGTTGCGCCCCAATCCCGAATTGTCGCTCGAAGTTGAAGACATACGACTGGGCAGTGGCGCAAGGCGCGAATCCACGACACGCGCATTGGGTTTGCGCCCGAATGCATGGCTCGATTCGTTGGGGCAATTGAGTGAAGGGGGATCATTTGCCGACGTACTGGCGTCGGGACTGTCGTCAGATGGTGTATCTGCCGAGTTCGAACGCGAATCGCAGGCGGGAAGCGGTACATTCGGGAATGTTGAGATGACGCTCTCGCTATCGCAACTGATCGAACTTGGCGGTAAACGCGCCGCTCGTATCGCGGTCGCGAAGAGCGAACGCGCAATCGCCGAGTGGGACTATGAGGTCGCCCGGTTTGAGGTAGTCGGACAGGTCGTCTCGCGATTTGCGGAGACTCTGGCCGCGCAGGAGCATCTAAAGCAGGAGCGACAGGTTGTCGAGCTTGCCGAGGCACTGGCAGAAACGGTCGGCCGTTTAGCGGAGGCGGGAAGCGTTTCGCCCTTGGAAGGACGACGCGCGAGGGCAGAAGCGGAACGCGCGCGAATTGACCTAACACAACGCGAGCGCGAATTGCATCAGGCGCGCGTGCGATTGGCATCGACGTGGGGTTCGACGCGGCCCCAGTTTGCGGAGGCCGTGGGGGACATTACGCAAATCGTCGACGTGCCGCCGCTGGACGATCTCCTGGCGCGGCGCGATCGTCATCCCATGCTGAAACGTTGGGCATCCGAATTGGAGCGTAGAGGTGCAGTCCTCTCGCTTGAGCGGACGAAGCGAGTTCCCGATCTGACATTGCGGCTGGGCTATCGTGCGACAGCCCTGAATGAAGGCAACGCGGAGAGCATTAGCTTGGGCACCGAGGGTGTCGTTTCCTCACGCACCAATTCGCGTGGAGATGACTGGGAGCACTCGCTGGTGCTAGAGGCTTCGATACCATTGCCGGTTCGTGACCGGAACCAGGGGGCAATTCTCGAAGCGGAACTGCAAGAAGAAAAGCTTGGGGCTGAGCGCCGAGCTTGGGACCATGACCTGATTACCTCGGTGACCGAATCCTATTCCCAAGCACAGGCATCAGCAGAACGCACCGAGTCGCTGGCCGCGCGTGTATTGCCCGAACTCGAATCGACGTATGCGTTAACGCGCGAAGGATACGAACGAGGCAAGTTTGACTTTCTGGCCGTGCTCGATGCTCAGCGCGCTGTAGTCAACACCCGCATGGAATTGCTTGAATCCCGAATCGCTTTTCAACTTGCCGTTGCGGATATGGAACGTCTCCTGGGCGCGGGGATTCTTGCAGGCGTAGACGTTCACGAGCTGACTCACCGCGATACTCAGAATCAACGCAAGGATACGAATCATGAATAAGCAGATGACTCGACTCGTCGTGGCGCAAGTCGCGATTGTGGTCCTGGCTATATGCATGCCCGGTTGCGAAAAAGGATTTGCAACGGATCGCGCTTCGCACGACGCGGGGAAAGCAACCGCGACCGAGCCCGAAGCTCAGCGCGATCCCAATCGTCTGTGGTGCAAAGAGCACAACGTATACGAGGACGAATGCACGGTTTGTCATCCGGAGTTGAAACAAGACGCAGCCCGTGCAGGCAAGGATGAGCACCGGAGTGAGGCAGGAGATGCTCGCGAGCATGAGACCGGCGCATCGAATGGAGGTGTGCCGATGTGTGGGGAGCACCGGTTGCCCGAAGCCGAATGCGGCAATTGCAGACCGGACACGTTGTCCACGTTGAAGGTGGGACAAGGCCTCAAAGTACGGCTTCCATCGGACTCCTCCCTGAGTAAGGCCGGCGTGACATTGGGCCGTCCCACTTCCGAATCCGCGGACACGACGCGTAGTCTATTGGGGCACGTGTCCTTCAATCGCAACAAATCCGCGGCCGTCACGACACTACTGTCCGGAGTGTTGGTCGACGTTTTCAAAGACGTTGGGGAACAGGTGCGAGAGGGCGAGATTGTTGCGACGGTGCGGTCGCCGGAGCTGGCGCAGGTTGCCGCCGAATACAAGAAGGCGTTGGCAGAAG encodes:
- a CDS encoding TolC family protein; the protein is MCRIVLFLLPAMLVFAENAAPIDAPQGPLTLRDAVVAALAGNPQLATFSYDIRVGDARMLQARLRPNPELSLEVEDIRLGSGARRESTTRALGLRPNAWLDSLGQLSEGGSFADVLASGLSSDGVSAEFERESQAGSGTFGNVEMTLSLSQLIELGGKRAARIAVAKSERAIAEWDYEVARFEVVGQVVSRFAETLAAQEHLKQERQVVELAEALAETVGRLAEAGSVSPLEGRRARAEAERARIDLTQRERELHQARVRLASTWGSTRPQFAEAVGDITQIVDVPPLDDLLARRDRHPMLKRWASELERRGAVLSLERTKRVPDLTLRLGYRATALNEGNAESISLGTEGVVSSRTNSRGDDWEHSLVLEASIPLPVRDRNQGAILEAELQEEKLGAERRAWDHDLITSVTESYSQAQASAERTESLAARVLPELESTYALTREGYERGKFDFLAVLDAQRAVVNTRMELLESRIAFQLAVADMERLLGAGILAGVDVHELTHRDTQNQRKDTNHE